One Ignavibacterium album JCM 16511 genomic region harbors:
- a CDS encoding GNAT family N-acetyltransferase, translating into MDLLIKQTSMEDFRITENITREAFWNVYKPGCNEHLVLHNLRKSQSNIKELDLVAFYNDQIVGHIISTKAMVVDSQYKEYEVLCVGPLSVLPNFQKKGIGGRLLKESIEIARSLGFRGMILFGNPDYYHRFGFRNAKEFEITTKDFQNFEPFMALELFEKAFIDVRGRFIEDESFNVNEDELNEFEKQFPYKEKQITDTQLKM; encoded by the coding sequence ATGGATTTACTTATCAAGCAAACATCCATGGAAGATTTTAGAATAACCGAAAATATTACACGCGAAGCATTCTGGAACGTTTATAAACCTGGTTGCAACGAGCATTTAGTTCTACACAATCTGAGAAAAAGTCAAAGTAATATTAAAGAACTTGACCTTGTTGCTTTCTATAACGATCAAATTGTCGGGCATATTATCTCAACAAAGGCAATGGTAGTTGATTCACAATATAAAGAATACGAAGTCTTGTGTGTTGGACCTTTGTCAGTATTACCAAATTTTCAAAAGAAGGGAATTGGCGGAAGGTTGTTGAAAGAATCTATTGAAATAGCGAGGAGTTTAGGTTTTCGGGGAATGATTCTCTTCGGTAATCCCGATTACTATCATCGCTTTGGTTTTAGGAATGCTAAAGAGTTTGAGATAACAACAAAAGACTTTCAAAACTTTGAGCCGTTTATGGCTTTGGAGTTATTTGAAAAAGCTTTTATTGATGTTAGGGGGAGATTTATTGAAGATGAAAGTTTCAATGTGAATGAAGATGAGTTAAATGAATTCGAAAAACAGTTTCCTTATAAAGAAAAACAGATTACTGATACACAGCTTAAAATGTGA
- a CDS encoding IS5 family transposase, protein MRSNKINNIDLFTSSANDKFTKHIKTQSKQALEIINNKINWTKLLRPLEETITKTKQNNSPAGRRTFDLLVIVKCFILQSIYNLSDPRLEEEIADRRSFQIFLGLNSSDSIPDETTICRYRELFATLELDKKLFYEFNKQLTELKLIVGKGTIVDATIKQAHAKPNSNRDNDADFTIKRGKTYYGYKGHIAIDEDSQVIKSVEFTKASIHDSNAFDQLVDYSEQAIFADKAYANKTRRNKLEAIGIFDGILAKGYRNKPLSKSEKKVNKLLSTIRNKVERPFAYMKQVLQYQQCSYYDIGRNRFEFIMCAFVYNIRRLITLST, encoded by the coding sequence ATGAGAAGCAACAAAATCAACAACATCGATTTATTTACATCATCAGCAAACGATAAGTTCACAAAACATATAAAAACTCAGAGTAAACAAGCTTTGGAAATAATAAACAACAAAATAAACTGGACAAAGCTATTAAGACCATTAGAAGAAACAATTACAAAGACAAAACAAAATAATTCACCAGCAGGCAGAAGAACATTCGATTTGCTTGTAATTGTTAAATGCTTTATTCTCCAAAGCATTTATAATCTTTCCGATCCACGTTTGGAGGAAGAAATAGCAGACCGTAGAAGCTTCCAGATATTTCTTGGTCTTAATAGTTCAGACTCAATTCCAGATGAAACAACTATATGCAGATACAGAGAACTTTTTGCAACTTTAGAGTTAGACAAGAAACTATTTTATGAATTTAACAAACAACTAACAGAACTGAAGCTGATTGTCGGGAAAGGAACAATAGTAGATGCCACAATAAAACAGGCACACGCAAAACCAAACAGCAATAGAGACAACGATGCAGACTTTACAATCAAAAGGGGCAAGACATATTATGGTTACAAAGGACACATTGCAATCGATGAAGACAGTCAAGTAATAAAGTCAGTTGAGTTTACCAAAGCAAGCATTCACGATTCAAATGCATTTGATCAATTAGTTGACTATTCCGAACAGGCTATCTTTGCTGATAAAGCTTATGCAAATAAAACAAGGAGAAATAAACTTGAAGCCATAGGTATTTTTGATGGCATCTTAGCAAAAGGTTATCGGAATAAACCTCTAAGCAAATCAGAAAAGAAAGTTAACAAGCTGCTTTCTACAATCAGAAATAAAGTTGAAAGACCATTTGCTTATATGAAACAAGTCTTGCAATACCAACAATGTAGTTACTATGATATAGGGCGAAACAGGTTTGAGTTTATAATGTGTGCTTTTGTTTACAATATTAGGAGACTTATCACATTATCGACTTAA
- a CDS encoding sensor histidine kinase, which translates to MLSSLIKKDSDKAQNFVDEFSSVYRYTLDVIEKPVVELREEIEFSKSFLFLQKIRFDNAVEMEINVDASKLNYLVPPLAVQTLLENVFKHNRASVDNPLRIKIYNENDWLVIVNNLQPKIKGVESKGVGLNNLRKRYELLGEILPQFSVTEKEYIAKIPLIKPE; encoded by the coding sequence GTGCTTTCATCATTAATAAAAAAAGATTCTGATAAGGCACAAAATTTTGTGGATGAATTTTCATCTGTTTACCGTTACACGCTTGATGTGATTGAGAAACCGGTTGTTGAATTAAGAGAGGAAATTGAGTTTTCAAAATCATTTTTGTTTCTGCAAAAGATCAGATTTGATAATGCTGTTGAAATGGAAATAAATGTTGATGCATCTAAGTTAAACTATCTGGTTCCGCCGCTTGCGGTGCAGACATTACTTGAGAATGTTTTTAAACATAATAGAGCTTCCGTTGATAATCCTTTGAGAATAAAAATATATAATGAGAATGATTGGCTTGTGATTGTTAATAATCTTCAGCCCAAGATTAAAGGAGTAGAATCAAAAGGAGTTGGATTGAATAACCTTAGAAAAAGATATGAACTGCTGGGAGAAATTCTTCCGCAGTTTTCTGTCACAGAAAAAGAGTACATAGCAAAAATTCCATTGATAAAGCCGGAGTGA
- a CDS encoding LytR/AlgR family response regulator transcription factor: MEELIKEIDSSIEISAKLTSVEQSIKYLKQNKPDLIFLDIQLEDGLSFSIFEKVDVDVPISFTTAYDQYAIKAFKLNSIDYLLKPIKKDELREALNKYKNIKSSYQMDFEEIIRSIQNKDIGYKKRFLIQYGQKIKKVEIDEVAYFYALEKNVFLTTSSGSTFPIDFTLDKLQDVIDPEKFFRINRKMIVAFSAIKNMIPYSRSRIKIELNPPEPKEVEALVSVERSSAFKEWMDK; the protein is encoded by the coding sequence TTGGAAGAGTTAATCAAAGAGATTGATTCGTCTATTGAAATTTCTGCAAAGCTTACTTCTGTTGAGCAATCCATAAAGTATCTTAAACAGAACAAGCCGGATTTAATCTTTCTTGATATTCAGCTTGAAGACGGATTAAGTTTTTCAATCTTTGAGAAAGTTGATGTTGATGTCCCAATTAGCTTCACAACTGCTTATGATCAATATGCGATTAAAGCATTCAAGCTTAATAGCATAGATTATCTTCTTAAGCCCATTAAGAAAGATGAATTGCGCGAAGCATTAAATAAATACAAAAACATCAAATCCTCTTACCAGATGGATTTTGAAGAAATAATCAGAAGCATTCAGAACAAAGACATTGGTTACAAGAAAAGATTTTTAATCCAGTACGGACAAAAGATTAAAAAAGTTGAAATTGATGAGGTTGCTTACTTCTATGCATTGGAGAAAAATGTTTTTCTGACAACTTCATCTGGCAGCACATTCCCGATTGATTTTACACTCGATAAACTTCAGGATGTAATTGATCCCGAAAAGTTTTTCCGTATCAACAGAAAAATGATAGTTGCATTTAGCGCAATAAAGAATATGATTCCATATTCCCGCTCAAGAATAAAAATTGAATTAAATCCACCCGAACCAAAAGAAGTTGAAGCACTTGTAAGTGTGGAAAGATCATCTGCATTTAAAGAGTGGATGGACAAATAG
- a CDS encoding alpha/beta fold hydrolase, with amino-acid sequence MLYILGFLGLLIVAVFIWLLILSPGEPKQFLDANGNKLANSISEKIFLEINGLKQGIFLKSKNLDNPVILYLHGGMPVYFLTEKYPTHLEDNFTMVWWDQRNCGISYGSSTSQNSASIEKLVDDTIVLTKYLLERFNKKKIYLMGHSGGSFLGVYVVDKAPELFEAYIGIAQMSDQLSSEKLAYDYILNKYREMNNKKKVAHFEKFSFDDQNKIPIE; translated from the coding sequence ATGTTATACATTTTAGGATTTCTCGGGTTACTAATAGTTGCTGTATTTATATGGTTGTTAATTCTCAGCCCCGGAGAACCTAAACAGTTTTTAGATGCAAACGGAAATAAACTTGCAAACAGCATTTCAGAAAAAATATTCCTTGAGATAAACGGCTTAAAACAAGGAATATTTTTAAAAAGTAAAAACCTGGACAACCCTGTTATCTTATACTTGCATGGTGGAATGCCCGTTTATTTTTTAACAGAAAAATATCCAACTCATCTTGAAGATAATTTTACAATGGTTTGGTGGGACCAACGAAATTGCGGAATATCATACGGCTCAAGCACTTCGCAGAATAGTGCTTCTATTGAAAAGCTTGTGGATGATACTATCGTTTTGACAAAGTATTTATTAGAGCGATTTAATAAAAAGAAAATATATCTTATGGGACATTCGGGCGGAAGTTTCCTTGGTGTTTATGTTGTTGACAAAGCCCCTGAACTTTTTGAAGCATACATTGGAATTGCTCAAATGTCTGATCAACTTTCATCAGAAAAACTTGCCTATGATTATATCTTAAACAAGTATAGAGAAATGAATAATAAAAAAAAGGTTGCGCACTTTGAGAAATTTAGTTTTGATGATCAAAATAAAATACCAATAGAATAA
- a CDS encoding DUF6544 family protein, with translation MKWIFFFIVLVHALIHILGFLKAFQLAEINQLTQNISKPMGIFWLIALILFLAAAIQFISNYDLWWLTGLAAVILSQVLIILFWQDAKFGTIPNIIILFVAIITFAGWSFNLDVKNEVTELLSKSSVDKKEILNEDKISHLPPVIQKWLKNSGVVGREMINTVYLKQRGQIRMKPEQESWYNSQAEQWFTVDNPAFIWKVKVDMMPLVFFIGRDKFSDGKGSMLIKILSLINIVNSSDNEKINQGTLQRFLGEIVWFPTAAVSPYIKWEQVDSVTARATMTYKGTTGSALFYFNDNGDFVKFSAMRFMGTENDSQLKEWTITLNEYKIYDGIKIPVKGEATWKLDDGDFTWYKLEIYDVKYNHRVMKE, from the coding sequence ATGAAATGGATTTTTTTCTTCATCGTTCTTGTTCATGCTCTCATTCATATACTGGGATTTCTTAAAGCATTCCAGCTTGCGGAAATCAACCAGCTAACACAAAATATTTCTAAGCCGATGGGAATATTCTGGCTAATTGCACTTATACTTTTTCTTGCAGCAGCGATTCAGTTTATAAGTAATTACGATTTATGGTGGTTAACTGGACTTGCCGCAGTAATCTTATCACAAGTTCTCATCATATTATTCTGGCAGGATGCAAAGTTTGGAACGATACCAAACATTATAATACTTTTTGTTGCAATAATTACCTTTGCCGGTTGGTCATTTAATCTTGATGTTAAAAATGAAGTTACGGAATTGCTTTCTAAAAGTTCCGTTGATAAAAAAGAAATTCTGAATGAAGACAAAATATCCCATCTTCCACCTGTGATACAAAAGTGGTTAAAAAACTCCGGAGTTGTTGGAAGAGAAATGATTAATACGGTTTATCTGAAGCAGCGAGGACAAATAAGAATGAAACCCGAACAGGAAAGTTGGTACAATTCACAAGCAGAGCAATGGTTTACTGTTGATAACCCGGCATTCATATGGAAAGTTAAAGTTGATATGATGCCGCTCGTGTTTTTTATAGGTCGAGATAAATTTTCCGATGGCAAGGGGAGTATGCTGATAAAAATTTTATCGCTTATAAATATTGTAAACTCAAGTGACAACGAAAAAATAAATCAGGGTACACTACAAAGATTCCTTGGCGAGATAGTTTGGTTTCCAACAGCTGCAGTTAGTCCATACATAAAATGGGAACAAGTTGATTCAGTCACTGCGCGTGCAACAATGACTTACAAAGGAACAACCGGTTCGGCGTTATTTTATTTTAATGATAATGGTGATTTTGTAAAATTCAGTGCAATGCGTTTTATGGGAACAGAGAATGATTCACAATTAAAAGAGTGGACAATAACTTTGAATGAATACAAAATTTATGATGGAATAAAAATTCCGGTTAAAGGTGAAGCAACCTGGAAACTTGATGATGGAGATTTCACCTGGTACAAACTTGAGATTTATGATGTGAAGTACAACCACAGAGTAATGAAAGAATAA
- a CDS encoding four helix bundle suffix domain-containing protein, whose translation MVDKTKSDNGFIPDHGGYKKLLTYQKAEIIYDGTVYFCNKFLERSDRTRDQMIQAARSGKQNIAEASMASATSKETEIKLTNVARASLEELLIDYQDFLRTHKLKEWEKEHKYVKRLRELNRTPNANYETFRKGIEHPNPEISANVLIGLIKISSYLLSRQIKRLEEDFVKEGGLRERMTKARINYRNKGQK comes from the coding sequence ATGGTTGACAAAACAAAATCTGATAATGGTTTTATTCCTGATCACGGAGGTTATAAAAAACTTTTAACTTATCAGAAGGCAGAAATTATTTATGATGGAACAGTTTATTTCTGTAATAAATTTTTGGAAAGAAGTGATCGTACAAGAGATCAAATGATCCAGGCTGCAAGATCGGGAAAGCAAAACATTGCTGAAGCAAGTATGGCGTCAGCAACTTCGAAAGAAACGGAAATTAAACTTACCAATGTTGCCCGTGCAAGTTTGGAAGAATTATTAATTGATTATCAGGATTTTCTTCGAACACATAAACTGAAAGAATGGGAAAAAGAACATAAGTATGTCAAAAGATTAAGAGAATTAAACAGAACACCAAATGCTAATTACGAGACTTTTAGAAAAGGCATTGAGCACCCAAACCCCGAAATAAGTGCTAATGTGTTGATTGGACTTATCAAAATTTCTTCTTACTTACTAAGTCGGCAAATTAAAAGACTGGAAGAAGATTTTGTAAAAGAAGGTGGCTTGCGGGAAAGAATGACCAAAGCCAGGATAAATTATAGAAACAAGGGACAAAAGTGA
- a CDS encoding NAD-dependent epimerase/dehydratase family protein, which produces MQTILGAGGGAGTEITRELSNYTKEIRVVSRNPKKVNDTDQLMKADLTDPKQLNEAVKGSEVAYVTIAFPYNIKVWRELWPKFMKNLIDTCIKYKTKIVFVDNVYMYDPKYLSDMTEETPVNPISQKGKVRAEVARMLMDAVEKNKVEAIIARAPDFYGPGVVSSMLYQTVYLKLLKDKSPQWLGKLDVIHNFIYSKDIGKAVALLGNTKDAYNQIWHLPTTDKKLTNQQWIELMMNAMNKQKKIQTMPDWMISVLGIFIPILKELKDVGYQFKRDYFFNSSKFNKGFNFTPISPEDGIREMVRL; this is translated from the coding sequence ATGCAAACAATATTAGGAGCCGGTGGCGGTGCTGGTACAGAGATAACAAGAGAGTTATCTAACTATACAAAAGAAATCCGTGTTGTTAGCCGTAATCCGAAAAAGGTTAACGATACCGATCAACTAATGAAAGCTGATTTAACTGATCCAAAGCAGCTTAACGAAGCAGTAAAAGGATCAGAAGTTGCTTATGTAACAATTGCTTTTCCATACAATATAAAAGTCTGGCGTGAGCTTTGGCCAAAGTTTATGAAAAACCTTATTGATACTTGCATTAAGTACAAAACAAAAATCGTTTTTGTTGATAACGTTTATATGTATGATCCGAAGTATCTATCGGATATGACAGAGGAAACACCAGTAAATCCGATTTCACAAAAAGGCAAAGTGCGTGCGGAAGTCGCAAGAATGTTGATGGATGCTGTTGAAAAAAATAAAGTTGAAGCAATCATTGCAAGAGCACCGGATTTTTACGGACCCGGAGTTGTTAGTAGTATGCTTTATCAGACTGTTTATTTAAAACTTCTTAAAGATAAAAGTCCGCAGTGGCTTGGCAAACTGGATGTGATTCATAATTTTATTTACAGTAAAGATATAGGGAAAGCCGTTGCATTACTAGGCAATACAAAAGATGCATATAATCAGATATGGCATCTCCCAACAACAGATAAAAAACTTACAAACCAACAGTGGATTGAACTAATGATGAACGCAATGAACAAGCAAAAGAAAATCCAGACAATGCCGGATTGGATGATAAGTGTTTTGGGAATTTTTATTCCAATCCTAAAAGAATTGAAAGATGTGGGATATCAATTTAAACGGGATTATTTTTTCAACAGCAGTAAGTTTAACAAGGGGTTTAATTTCACTCCAATTTCACCGGAAGATGGAATAAGGGAAATGGTTAGGCTTTAG
- a CDS encoding RNA recognition motif domain-containing protein: MSTKLFVGSLPWSVDDETLRETFEEHGNVVSAKVIKDRETGRSRGFGFVEMENSADAKSAIEALNDSELKGRNIVVNEAKSRN, encoded by the coding sequence GTGAGTACTAAGTTATTTGTGGGTTCTCTCCCATGGTCAGTTGATGACGAAACATTAAGAGAAACATTTGAAGAACATGGAAATGTTGTTTCTGCTAAAGTGATTAAAGATCGCGAAACAGGCAGATCAAGAGGATTCGGATTCGTTGAAATGGAGAACTCAGCCGATGCAAAAAGTGCTATTGAAGCACTCAATGATTCGGAACTTAAAGGTAGAAATATCGTAGTTAATGAAGCAAAATCGCGTAATTAA
- a CDS encoding radical SAM protein — protein MSFIPSYKKISEKEFDRRIRVADSIIKNCTSCPRNCLVDRTKGELGTCQSGDKPIVSSYTLHFGEEPVLSGTNGAGNIFFGNCNLRCVYCQNFVISQNPKTEKRNEVTVERLAEIMIELQNMGSHNIRLVSPTHFTVPILKSIRIASQLGLNLPIIYNTNGYDSVEMLKLYKDVIDIYLPDFKYGNNDYGRVYSKVTDYFDKAKLAIKEMYNQVGSELVYENGVVVRGLIIRHLILPNDLSETEKVFKFISEELDKKIHISLMTQYYPTNRSEKHILINRSIRYIEFANAVELLDKYGLENGWLQELESNEFYRPSFEVSRDDPFNNKKLKLV, from the coding sequence ATGAGTTTTATTCCTTCATATAAGAAAATTTCTGAAAAGGAATTTGATAGGAGAATTCGTGTTGCTGATAGTATAATTAAAAACTGCACGAGTTGTCCACGAAATTGTTTGGTTGACAGGACTAAAGGAGAATTGGGGACTTGTCAAAGCGGAGATAAACCGATTGTATCTTCTTATACATTGCATTTTGGTGAGGAACCTGTTTTATCAGGTACAAATGGAGCCGGAAATATTTTTTTCGGCAACTGTAACCTGAGATGTGTTTATTGCCAGAACTTTGTAATCAGTCAGAATCCTAAAACAGAAAAAAGAAACGAAGTTACTGTTGAAAGATTAGCAGAGATAATGATCGAACTTCAGAATATGGGAAGTCATAATATCAGATTAGTTTCTCCGACTCACTTTACAGTTCCGATTCTTAAATCAATTCGGATTGCTTCACAACTTGGACTAAATCTTCCAATCATTTATAACACGAACGGATATGACTCTGTTGAAATGTTAAAACTCTACAAAGATGTGATTGATATTTATCTTCCAGATTTCAAATATGGGAACAATGACTACGGAAGAGTATATTCAAAAGTTACTGATTATTTTGATAAAGCAAAGCTTGCCATAAAAGAAATGTATAATCAGGTTGGAAGTGAGCTTGTTTATGAAAATGGTGTTGTTGTCAGAGGTTTGATAATACGGCATTTGATTCTTCCAAATGATTTATCCGAAACAGAAAAAGTATTTAAGTTTATCAGCGAAGAGCTTGATAAGAAAATACACATTTCTCTGATGACACAATATTACCCCACTAACCGAAGTGAGAAACATATTCTTATTAACAGAAGCATAAGATACATTGAATTTGCAAATGCAGTGGAATTATTAGATAAATACGGACTTGAAAACGGTTGGCTGCAGGAACTTGAGAGCAATGAATTTTATCGTCCGTCTTTTGAAGTCAGTCGTGATGATCCATTTAATAATAAGAAACTTAAACTGGTATAA
- a CDS encoding DUF2721 domain-containing protein: MNIDVTTPALLFPAISLLLLAYTNRFLTIATLIRSLHKNYKESPDTTLLGQIENLRKRVYLIKHMQGVGVASLFFCVLCMFLLFAGQIEIGKYVFGLSILLLMLSLILSLKEIAISVDALELHLSDIESGK; this comes from the coding sequence ATGAACATTGATGTAACAACTCCGGCTCTTCTTTTCCCGGCAATATCGCTTCTGCTATTAGCATATACAAACAGATTTCTAACCATTGCAACACTTATTCGTTCGTTACATAAAAACTATAAAGAAAGTCCTGATACTACATTACTTGGGCAGATTGAAAATCTTCGCAAACGTGTTTATCTGATTAAACATATGCAGGGAGTTGGAGTTGCAAGTTTATTCTTTTGTGTTTTGTGTATGTTTCTTCTTTTTGCTGGTCAAATTGAGATTGGAAAGTATGTTTTTGGATTAAGCATACTTTTATTGATGCTATCACTTATTCTGTCTTTGAAAGAGATTGCCATATCTGTTGATGCCTTAGAGTTGCATCTTAGTGATATAGAATCCGGAAAATAA
- a CDS encoding RNA recognition motif domain-containing protein, whose amino-acid sequence MNIFVGNLSNEVQEEDLMNLFSEFGQVKEVKIIRDMFSRQSKGFGFVEMPGLADAQKAINELNTVEVKGKKITVNEARPKRDNNRRGGGGRGGNRNGGGGYGQNRRRF is encoded by the coding sequence ATGAATATCTTCGTTGGTAATCTGTCAAATGAAGTTCAGGAAGAAGATTTGATGAATCTTTTTTCTGAGTTCGGACAAGTAAAAGAAGTTAAAATTATCCGTGATATGTTTTCAAGACAGTCAAAAGGTTTTGGATTCGTTGAAATGCCCGGTTTAGCCGATGCTCAGAAAGCAATCAATGAATTGAACACAGTTGAGGTTAAAGGAAAAAAGATTACTGTTAATGAAGCTCGACCAAAGCGCGATAACAATCGAAGAGGTGGTGGTGGAAGAGGCGGTAACAGAAATGGTGGCGGCGGTTACGGCCAGAACAGAAGACGCTTCTAA
- a CDS encoding right-handed parallel beta-helix repeat-containing protein yields the protein MKKFLLVILTASSNLFAQYTTPGTGVNWNLDSLVLYSSGVVVGSFPNYQINNNVIVAANDELNVVAGSNVTFTSATAGIEVNGIFKAIGTASDSIVFTSSVEDSTGYYVGFRFNANPNSNLSQIKYARIYFADYGFRCIDASPTLSNSYLYTCGRGVQLSSSNAVIKDNVIERSYEYGITMTLSSSPLIEGNHLIKNNTRAASAMNQISIGLQGNNSPIIRNNIIEGGESIPTGGISLWVNGSTAFSNAVIEGNQIFNNSFGITLYSTSNGIINAIVKDNVIYNNNINPNTLVSGSGININGSPANQPIIKRNLIYGNWWGITIQNGTTVQLGPQPNIGNVENADTTDDGMNIIFGNVQGTNVYDLYNNCTNDIYAQNNDWGVYDSLSIENHIFHKADDPLHGLVKFIPFSLQIPVELTSLTAIANGNIVELSWSTATETNNAGFEILRCTQNDNEWRTLGFVKGKGTTTNPQNYSFTDKDLIPGKYYYRLKQIDFDGTFKYSNEIEVEIFTPEKFVLEQNYPNPFNPSTKIGFVIPGGTRNLVTLKVYDTLGNEIATLVNEYKEAGSYQVEFDASNLSSGVYYYKLQNDNITLTKKMILQR from the coding sequence ATGAAAAAATTCTTACTTGTTATATTAACCGCGAGCTCAAATCTGTTTGCTCAATACACAACACCAGGAACAGGAGTTAACTGGAATCTTGATAGTCTGGTTCTTTATTCATCCGGAGTTGTAGTTGGTTCATTCCCGAATTATCAGATAAACAACAATGTAATTGTTGCAGCAAATGACGAACTGAATGTTGTAGCGGGTTCAAATGTAACTTTCACTTCTGCCACTGCCGGAATAGAAGTAAACGGAATTTTCAAAGCTATCGGAACAGCTTCTGACTCTATTGTTTTTACATCCTCTGTTGAAGACTCGACCGGTTATTATGTTGGATTCAGATTTAATGCTAATCCAAACTCAAACTTATCGCAGATTAAATATGCAAGAATCTATTTTGCTGATTATGGTTTCAGGTGTATTGATGCAAGTCCAACACTTAGCAATTCATATTTGTACACATGTGGAAGAGGAGTGCAATTAAGTTCATCAAACGCAGTTATAAAAGATAATGTGATCGAAAGAAGTTATGAATACGGAATAACAATGACACTTAGTTCTTCACCGCTCATTGAAGGTAATCATCTGATTAAGAATAATACCAGAGCAGCATCTGCAATGAATCAGATAAGCATCGGGTTGCAGGGAAATAATTCTCCGATAATTCGTAATAACATTATAGAAGGAGGAGAGAGTATTCCAACTGGTGGAATCAGTTTGTGGGTTAATGGCTCAACAGCATTTTCAAATGCAGTGATTGAAGGAAATCAGATTTTTAACAACAGTTTTGGAATTACATTATACAGCACATCAAACGGAATTATAAATGCTATTGTAAAGGATAATGTGATTTATAACAATAACATTAATCCAAACACACTTGTTTCGGGAAGTGGTATAAACATAAACGGAAGTCCGGCTAACCAACCGATTATCAAAAGAAATTTAATTTATGGTAATTGGTGGGGAATTACTATTCAGAATGGTACAACGGTTCAGCTGGGACCTCAGCCAAATATTGGTAATGTTGAAAATGCTGACACAACTGACGATGGTATGAACATTATCTTTGGAAATGTTCAGGGAACAAATGTTTATGATCTTTATAATAATTGTACAAATGATATTTATGCACAAAACAATGATTGGGGAGTTTACGATTCTCTTTCAATTGAAAACCATATTTTTCATAAAGCCGATGATCCGCTTCACGGACTTGTAAAATTTATCCCTTTCAGTTTACAAATTCCTGTTGAACTAACTTCATTAACGGCAATTGCAAATGGCAATATTGTCGAGCTAAGCTGGTCAACTGCAACAGAAACTAATAATGCCGGCTTTGAGATTCTTCGTTGCACTCAGAATGACAATGAGTGGAGAACTCTTGGTTTTGTTAAAGGCAAAGGAACAACAACCAATCCTCAGAATTATTCTTTTACAGATAAAGATTTGATTCCGGGAAAATATTACTACAGACTAAAGCAAATAGATTTTGACGGAACATTCAAATATTCAAATGAAATAGAAGTTGAAATATTCACACCTGAGAAATTTGTACTTGAGCAGAACTATCCGAACCCATTTAATCCCTCAACAAAAATTGGATTTGTCATTCCGGGTGGAACGAGGAATCTTGTAACATTAAAGGTTTATGATACACTTGGAAATGAAATAGCTACACTTGTTAACGAATATAAAGAAGCAGGAAGTTATCAGGTTGAATTTGATGCATCAAATCTTTCAAGCGGAGTTTACTATTACAAATTGCAGAATGATAATATTACTCTGACAAAGAAAATGATTTTGCAGCGATAA